tcacttttGAGAGAATCCCCTTAAAATTTCTCTTTCCTTCTCATCAATTAATCCATTGAGTGAAGACTAAAATAATAGGGATATAAACTGATAAGGCTCATTTTGGTTACTATGTAGAAGGCTTAGCTTAATAGGCTAATAGCTTTGCACAAAAGAGCACAAGTACAAATTAGATAAGAGATATTTTGGATGcagtccctaatccttaacattattttattaaaaccttaatagtattcaaagtttgatcaaggttccttgactttgtacacctcattatattactattaatatttatatttttatagttttgatattaattatttgatattttataagatttataatcctataaatttaaaatacctcattataatactattggAAACAGttacaataaaataattcaaacattttgaatgaataaatggataaaaactatgtaaaaattagaaataataaatggcaaatgaatgtatccatagtgttaaaaaaaaatttgaacattttacaaaaaaattggtacatttcatatataacaaagtggtacattttttaaaatattgaaactttataaattagggtacatataaaagattaaaaattatgaatacaaatgaatttttaaaaatatagacgctaaaagaaattaatacatgggtacaaaataaaactaaaaataaaatactacaaatttaaaaaaaaatgttgcaaattaaaagtggatacaaactaaaaatataaatatatgatacaaagtttaggcagaaaacataaatataccatatataatttttctatcattgattaattatATAATGTCACGTGagggtatacacatgggtacaaacacaaataaaactttaaaaaatatgggcacaaaaagaaactaatatatgggtacaaatcaaaatgaaaagaaaattggtacaaattaaaaaatatttacaaattaaaaataggtacaaactaaaaataaaaatatatgataaaaaatttagccataaatataaatatactaattgtaacatttttaacattaaaggaatatatttaaaaataaaaatattttattattcaaatcattaatgatgttattaatacccaaggaccttgttcaaaaattgaaaatgaataggattttaatcaattgaTTAACAAAAataaggatgtgaacctaattttcccatTAGATAATTTagtaaaaagaaaactaaagaaaatggtttgaaaactttgagttttaatcaaaatgacaaaaaaaatgttgtaagtaaatagtaccaagagtgactttttagagtaaaaatgttattttcgttaaaatgaacagtattgaaaatgtttcattaaaacttcCCATTGGAAAAAGGCTTTGTTTtatggaggtggattgtctgccctcccatttccatactcttctcatccccttctgtttgtgtggtcatggttaagccacgtcaacattttatattcctattactttttgttttattatttctataaaaaattaatataaaatgttgacgtggcttaaccgtgatcacatatCACAGGAGGGCATAGAGAGAGTATAAAAAtaggagggtagacaatccaccTCTTTTTTTATTGGTAGCTTTGTATTAAGGCTCCTAAACCCAATTTCTCTAATTTTAAATTGCATTTTATTGTGTTGAATTTAATTGTTTTGGGGTTCTGGGTTCTATGGCTGAGATGAAATTGGCCTTATGTGGTCCAAATATTAAGCTTTTCGGTTGTTTTTTTTCGTTGGTTTCTTTGGTTCTTCCTTTCTCGGTTTCTCAACCTTTCTCTAGCCCCCACAAACCGACCCGGACTCTATTGCTCTGCCCCTTCCCTTATCATTCTTGTTCCCCCAAATGTTCTTTTCAAATTTCGTATATGTTCTTTTCAAATTTCGTATATTATGAATTTCTTTTCAAAAATGCTTTTTTCAGCTTTTCCACTGCATTCAAATCTAATTAGCATGTCATATTTAGTACTATAGTTAAGTTGTAATTCTCTTAATTATAAATGAACGTTAGTATTACTGTTTagtgtttttcttctttaattttCAGTGCCAATTTAGTACAAGTTTGTTTGAAATTACCAAATGACCCTTGTTCTTTTGACTTTTATAATGTGTTCAAGCCTAAATATACTTTGTTATTTAGCATTACGGTtcaataataattatctttattTATAGGTTAAAAATGTCATAAGTTCGAGTTCACTACTCCTACATCATTTTATTAAAGGAAATTATGAATGTTCAGGCTCGTGGAATAAGGaccttaaaataaataattatccTATGAGAATACAAAAAtacatttctttttttcttggttGTTATTTTATCATAtgattttctttatttgttGGTGAGTTATATTCACTGCTTTGTGTTGGGAATTTGGTTTGGGTGCAGTGCAGGCAAGGAGGCAATGATTAAAAGGGTGGAATAGTAATTTGCagtaactttatttattttgttttaattttgttggtACAAACTACAAAGAAGTTATCTTTCAAATTCAGATCTCACAAACATTTTCTTTGGATATTAACTTGCGTATAACCTCAATCTTATACAAAACATATTTAATACATTTTTCCTAATACAaaaatacattttggtacaagGCATTTGTCAGCGTtgcaaatcgaaaaaaaaaaaaaaaagtgttcaaTCCTTAATATAATATGATGGGTTTAGAGTTCAACGTTTAAGATTTGGATATTAATGATTGTACATTTGTTATGATACTGTGAATTCGAGAATCATTCAATCTCATTCTCGTTAATGGTAATGGAACCTTGACGTTTGATTTGTTGTGGATTATGACTACTTAATGATTGCCAcgactttgttttcaatgtcagAGAGGTTCCTTTCTTGGTTGTAATCGTTGAATGACAAGTTCAGGTCATGCATACCCAAAACGCAATATATGCTTGGTTGTTCAGCCACATATTGACATACCCACAGTCAATTAAGACTCCCAAAGAACGTAATTAGGCCCTAGATTTTCAGCATGCTCCCCACATAAGTTGTGTCGATTAACACGACTTTTTATTGCTTAACCCAAAAACCACTAACTTTTTGTGTCGTGCCTAATTTTACCATGTCTAATTGCAACCCTCGCCCACTAAATTGCCAGGTGTTTTCTTTTCATATAGAACCAAAAATTGGGTTTGGAATCCTAAAAGCATCATAGTTGCCATTCTcgttaaaaacgaatttgaaccacattattactatcACATTATAACCCACTTCCCTttatttagtgtagataatatcgtttgttttaaaaaaataaaaaataaaagaacaaaaaactaGACATGCTTCAATCCCACAATACTTGCCGGAATCCTAATTGGGATCGATCACATTTAATTGCAGAAGAGAGAGGACAACGTTTTGGGTTTGCAAGATCAACCCAGGTTTGCCTGATCTTGAACAAAAACCGAGCCCATTGAGACCAATCTGTATGCAGCCTAATTGGGGCTTTGGAAATTGATAAAATTTACGAAGACGATTCATAAACTCCTAAAGCTATACAAAggcttaatgaaaatattacgAGAAAATGCACAAATAGATCTCTGTCGATAAATATGTCGCACCTGAGGAACTTAAACTTATGCATAataatctaatttttttattattttacttttacatAAGTAATAAGACTATtatgttatatattttttaattttgagcaGAAGCTTTGTAGCCTACCATAAGATAATTGACATTGACAAAAACAAAAGGCATTGGAAATGCAGATTGGAGACGTAATACATTGAGAAATATGTCAAACCAAACACAACTAATCGAAATTACTATATTCATTAAATAATGGTgataacaataaataaataaatgcaaATACAAATCTAATAAAATAGGTGCTTACTGCTCTATAATCCATGAATGTAGCTCTTAAATATAAGATAAGTCCCAACTAACATCAGACTCCTATCAGAATAATTAACTCACGAAACTAAACAACTCTCATCTTAATTTCTTCCTTTAGTAACCTGTCGGAAACTCGCATGTCCCATACTCtgtcaacaaaacaaaaaaaaaaaaattagtgtgCTTAGTATAGAGGCATTCTAACGTTAAATTGCGTGTTAGATTATTACTCGTAAAACAAAATCCATCACCCTATTGAGTAACAATTGATCAATTTTAGTATAGGCCATTAATTTGGTatgctaaaaaaattaaattaattaaatcatgaaatttaGAGATGAAATAATAAAGGAGAGTGTTACGTACTTGGAGGTTGAGCGACAACGTAGGCAGCACCGCCGAAATTGCACGTGCCAGTCCCGCGCGCTCTCTTCTGATAAAAACTGTTGAACGCATACGAAGCGTGCGCCTCAAGCGTGTTAGGAGTGAAACACGTGGACCCCTCCTGAATCGGACGACAGTCAGCTCCTCCCTCCCCGCACGCATAATCCAGTGCGGCCTGAAGCTTCTCCTCCCCTGCCTTCGCATTCGCCACGCACCACGTGCTCCCGGCGGAGGGCGACGCAGTCGGGACCTGAACCTTACTCTCATTGGCTGGCGATGACTGGTCCCCACTCAGACCCGCCGCCGTAAGCGCTATGTCGTAAACCTTCTTCTCGTCCGGATAAAACAGTCCGTAGTTCCTCTCCGATGTGGGCCCGGGCTTCTGATCCTCGTTAAACAGGGCGAATAGATAGACGTTGAGTGGGTCCTTTGGCTTCAAGGGGGTCCCACCTCCCGTCAAAATTCTCTTCACCAAGTTTCCGTTATACGCCGCCGCATTGGCTTGCCCTGAGCCAATCTCGTTCTCGTCACCTTTGGAGGGCCATCCGGTCTCAGTCACCACCACCTTTACGTCGCCGTGTCCCACGGCCGACATGGCGGCGAGAACGGCGTCGATTTGGGCCTCTAGCAAACTGTAGTATTTCAGCCCGTTGCCCGAGTCTGGATTTCCCGGGTTGGTCCGGAATAGAGCATAGTCAAGAGAAATCTTGTCGGAGGTGGACTCGTACGCGAAAAAGGGGTAGGCGTTTATCATCAAATACGACGACGTCTGGGTTAAAAATTCCAAAAACGGTTTGATGACGGGTTCGATTAAGTCGGGGTTGAAGGCCCCGGCGGAAGGCGGGTACGAGGAATTGAGGGCGCTGAGGGCGATTGGGGAAGAGAGTTTGATGGAGCTGAGGTTGTACTTGACTAGGGAAGATTGGATGTTTTTCATGGCAGGGACGAGGAATTGGGTGGTGTTGTTTGGGTCGACAAAGACCTCGTTGCCGACGGCGATGGCTTCGATTTGGGTTTTGGGGTGGTAGTGGGAGATGTTGGATTGGACCCATTTGTCGGCGAACGAGGGGTCGCTTGCGGCGGAAGAGAGGAGCTCGTTGGGGAGGGCGACGACGACGCTAATGCCGGAGTTAGCGAGGGCCGTGAGGACGGTGGCGTCGGTGTCGTAGAGCTTCACCTTGTTGATGCCTTGGGATTTGAGGAGTGCCACCACTTTTTCGGGCGGTGGTAAGTTGTCTGCTATCCTGCCGTAGTTTATTCCAACAGTACCTGTTtctgcaaataaaaaacaaaaacaaacccaTTAAATTTAGTGAGTTTCATTTTACATCAAGGTAATTAATTAGCAGAAAATGTACAAAAATTGTTCTATGACATGCAACAGACTAATGAATAGTTGAACGTAGGgtcaaaaaaattaataaacaagCATATATAACATACAAAGATTTcgatatatatactataaagcAGTGCATGCTAGAAAATCTCAACAaacttatatgtatatatgaaaAATATTACGTACCAGCGGAAGCTGCAAAGGCGAAGAttgggaggaggagagagaggaagagagggaatGTGAAGGTGGCCATGCCGATGCTCTGGTTTCTGAGAGAAGCAGAGCACGAAATGATTAGGGTTGATGGGAGTTTTTGTTAAGGAGTATTTTAGGGTTTATTTATAGACAGAAATATTACAAGGTGGTGGAGTGGAGATATTGAGattgagggagggagggagtggGATTAGTGGGAAAAGAGAGGGAAGGAGGTGGGATTGAGTTTGTAGGACCCACGTGAGAGAGAGGCCTCTGCCAATAGCAAATGGCTATTTCCGCTCCCACATTTCGCAACGGGCGGAAGCACATATCAACACGACCGTTGTTTGTTGCATACTGTTGGTGTTGGGTGTCTAGTTTTTTGAATAAATTCTAGTATGGTCTCCTACCCCATCTGATCAGGGCTTATCTTTGTGTTGACCGTACACGTGGCACTTGATTGAATCAGACGGATGGAGtatgtggtttttcgttgaGGGGTTGTGCGTTTGGTGGCCGACTTGTCCGCGTCACTATGGGTCAGATCCATTGCTTGCCT
This window of the Malus domestica chromosome 03, GDT2T_hap1 genome carries:
- the LOC103428230 gene encoding glucan endo-1,3-beta-glucosidase 14, coding for MATFTFPLFLSLLLPIFAFAASAETGTVGINYGRIADNLPPPEKVVALLKSQGINKVKLYDTDATVLTALANSGISVVVALPNELLSSAASDPSFADKWVQSNISHYHPKTQIEAIAVGNEVFVDPNNTTQFLVPAMKNIQSSLVKYNLSSIKLSSPIALSALNSSYPPSAGAFNPDLIEPVIKPFLEFLTQTSSYLMINAYPFFAYESTSDKISLDYALFRTNPGNPDSGNGLKYYSLLEAQIDAVLAAMSAVGHGDVKVVVTETGWPSKGDENEIGSGQANAAAYNGNLVKRILTGGGTPLKPKDPLNVYLFALFNEDQKPGPTSERNYGLFYPDEKKVYDIALTAAGLSGDQSSPANESKVQVPTASPSAGSTWCVANAKAGEEKLQAALDYACGEGGADCRPIQEGSTCFTPNTLEAHASYAFNSFYQKRARGTGTCNFGGAAYVVAQPPKYGTCEFPTGY